In one window of Duganella dendranthematis DNA:
- a CDS encoding FG-GAP repeat domain-containing protein has product MKKYIVTGFIAFALAGCGGGGGGTPLTSTPVNPTAPTTPAPTVTLAMSQPKITLGSSATLTWSSTNATSCTASGAWAGTQAISGTSAQTPTAAGSGTYTLTCTGAGGTANQSVSLIVPIPVQKSSYLNAKNLAITAQTLPVVDPTFNEGIQSGYAFADFFQDGSLSLVAFTEHDPLDGSWPPSVQGKVHFFKKDASGNWVDKTSGLLSDTSGCTLPRKLVIVDFNNDGLPDVFATCSGLDVAPYAGENYRLLLSQADGTYKNVLLPFSGYAHSASAADVNGDGNVDIVVADMKGQGGKTPIYFLMGDGKGGFTVDYSRADRPEFEYKTAFWTVELLQDDVTKKYTLFAGGTESYVDTSGAAAGGTGTVLISGDSTGNFVNGSKMILPVAKGFETVMDVVVQKNTAYILRVLSEPSYGGTAIQKVDLTSGTGSLIYSHTGWYPGKYLNFPAPWFAWMVPVNGNLVSENAFFNVTVPQ; this is encoded by the coding sequence ATGAAGAAATACATTGTCACCGGATTTATCGCGTTCGCACTTGCAGGCTGTGGGGGCGGAGGTGGTGGAACACCATTAACATCAACGCCAGTCAATCCGACCGCGCCGACGACACCAGCGCCAACGGTCACATTGGCGATGAGCCAGCCTAAGATCACGTTAGGATCGTCGGCCACACTCACATGGTCATCGACGAACGCAACGTCATGTACAGCATCCGGCGCATGGGCTGGTACGCAGGCTATCTCGGGCACGTCAGCACAGACGCCAACTGCTGCCGGTTCGGGAACGTACACGCTGACCTGCACTGGCGCTGGCGGCACTGCCAACCAATCGGTGTCGTTGATCGTTCCGATTCCAGTTCAGAAATCATCATATTTGAACGCCAAGAATCTTGCTATCACGGCTCAAACTTTGCCCGTAGTCGATCCGACGTTCAACGAAGGCATACAGAGCGGTTATGCGTTTGCTGACTTCTTCCAGGACGGTTCCCTATCGCTGGTTGCGTTCACTGAACACGATCCGCTTGATGGCTCATGGCCCCCGTCGGTCCAAGGTAAAGTGCATTTCTTTAAGAAAGATGCCAGCGGCAATTGGGTTGATAAGACATCGGGTCTGCTGAGTGATACGTCCGGTTGCACCTTGCCCCGAAAATTAGTCATCGTAGATTTCAACAACGATGGCCTACCTGATGTGTTTGCTACATGCTCTGGACTTGATGTGGCTCCATATGCTGGCGAGAACTATCGCCTTCTCCTCAGTCAGGCAGACGGCACATACAAAAATGTCCTGCTGCCCTTCAGCGGATACGCGCATAGCGCATCTGCTGCTGATGTGAACGGTGATGGTAACGTCGATATCGTGGTGGCCGACATGAAGGGCCAGGGTGGAAAGACACCAATCTACTTCCTGATGGGTGATGGCAAGGGGGGCTTCACCGTAGATTACAGCCGCGCGGATCGTCCAGAATTCGAATACAAAACGGCCTTCTGGACTGTTGAACTATTGCAGGATGACGTGACGAAAAAATATACCCTCTTTGCTGGAGGAACTGAATCCTATGTTGACACATCCGGCGCGGCAGCAGGAGGCACCGGTACCGTGTTGATATCTGGTGACAGCACCGGCAACTTTGTCAACGGGAGCAAGATGATCCTTCCAGTAGCGAAGGGATTTGAGACTGTGATGGACGTGGTTGTGCAAAAAAATACCGCCTACATTCTTCGTGTGCTATCTGAGCCATCGTACGGCGGCACTGCGATTCAGAAGGTCGATTTAACGTCAGGCACTGGGTCCCTAATTTACTCGCATACCGGCTGGTATCCCGGAAAGTATTTGAACTTCCCGGCGCCGTGGTTTGCATGGATGGTGCCCGTCAACGGAAATCTGGTCAGTGAGAATGCTTTCTTCAACGTGACCGTACCTCAGTAA